The Spiroplasma clarkii genome has a window encoding:
- a CDS encoding ROK family protein, whose amino-acid sequence MKVGIDIGGTLTRIGLIHQNKIVAIHVFDTDANDFNKTFATLKQKIIEWSEKNKISLIAIGLPCPVTKNMEVIPKTNNLQGWEGVNLVAAFKAVFAIKVVVNNDANFAALGQAIVKNKQDLVFLTISTGIGCGIIINQKIYQGFTGTAGEVANSMMTTIGEEFDSNRNGIEFLASGANIVKNLNMLGLHVSTAKEAFEKLTEAKPIAVKFFADLANHFVAFFSTLIYILNPQVIVIGGSVAMNNQQYFQKIFTRVINVTKDINYQTGFEFAQEMTENTLIGAVNFED is encoded by the coding sequence ATGAAAGTTGGTATTGATATTGGTGGTACATTAACCCGAATTGGGTTAATTCATCAAAATAAAATTGTGGCAATACATGTTTTTGATACAGATGCAAATGATTTTAACAAAACTTTTGCAACTTTAAAACAAAAGATTATTGAATGATCTGAAAAAAATAAAATTAGTTTAATAGCCATTGGTTTACCTTGTCCAGTGACAAAAAATATGGAGGTAATCCCAAAAACAAACAATTTACAAGGTTGAGAGGGAGTTAATTTAGTGGCAGCTTTTAAAGCAGTCTTTGCAATCAAAGTTGTTGTTAATAATGATGCAAACTTTGCAGCATTAGGTCAAGCCATAGTTAAAAATAAGCAAGACCTAGTTTTTCTAACTATTTCAACTGGAATTGGTTGTGGCATTATTATCAATCAAAAAATTTATCAAGGTTTTACAGGAACTGCTGGTGAAGTTGCAAATTCAATGATGACAACAATTGGAGAAGAATTTGATAGCAATCGTAATGGAATCGAGTTTTTAGCAAGTGGAGCCAATATTGTTAAAAATTTAAATATGCTAGGTTTGCATGTCTCAACTGCAAAAGAAGCCTTTGAAAAATTAACTGAGGCAAAACCAATTGCAGTTAAATTCTTTGCAGATTTAGCAAACCATTTTGTTGCATTTTTCTCTACACTAATTTATATCTTAAACCCACAAGTTATAGTTATTGGAGGTAGTGTAGCAATGAACAATCAACAATATTTTCAAAAAATTTTTACTAGAGTTATTAATGTTACCAAAGACATTAACTATCAAACAGGTTTTGAATTTGCTCAAGAGATGACTGAAAACACCTTGATTGGTGCAGTAAACTTTGAAGATTAA